A single Panulirus ornatus isolate Po-2019 chromosome 18, ASM3632096v1, whole genome shotgun sequence DNA region contains:
- the LOC139755115 gene encoding pancreatic lipase-related protein 2-like → MPSTESGGAAKTRRVSLWWWLVVAAAAAATSVATQENHRQQKQESHQQENHQQNLLMDMMSSLIDLPVIGNVLRASVHPIYRPLVSQFQPRINNRDRENEFPELCFGELGCLFTDHDFFHPIHRPINLPPNQRDEIQALFTVHSREDSLGRVVEALDVRQVLNTTFSPGRSTKILIHGFLDHNGVTWMWDMVRALLVYGDFNVVTVDWSGGSQALYSQATANTRVVGLEVAHFINWLKDNLDLDPGDVHIIGHSLGSHTAGYAGERVSGLGRITGLDPAEPFFQYMPPSVRLDPSDALFVDVIHTDADSILNLGAGYGLWQPVGHLDFYPNDGRSQPGCDSLRRIPYAALTSGVSLYEGLDAAQKELIACSHNRAPKLFTDSILSQCPYTAFQCSSYQRYMDGECVTCGEDGSQCARLGLQADAWPGRNHSLVPFFLSTSAGPNYCLYHYLLTVDVADPDGVEGSLRGRLKVSFITDDGSIKDFDLTPDAPTTLARGRSYSFFLYHFQDLSSSSEALVHWIYEADVFNPLSYCVLFCDKGLPLARLNFTSVDVAGNERIARGSNFTSRSNEVLMCHQQGLEVVRIASEATVKVVSSPHCLATVTSHERNATHLLRHHNRTTGLLDAGLASITSMFSTE, encoded by the exons ATGCCGTCCACG GAGAGCGGAGGAGCAGCCAAGACCAGGAGAGTGtccctgtggtggtggctggtggtggcggcggcggcggcagcgacCTCGGTGGCGACGCAGGAGAACCACCGCCAGCAGAAGCAGgagagccaccagcaggagaaccACCAACAGAACCTCCTCATGGACATGATGTCAAGCCTGATCGACCTGCCTGTCATCGGTAACGTCCTGCGCGCCTCCGTCCACCCCATCTACCGCCCGCTCGTCAGCCAGTTCCAACCAAGGATCAACAACA GAGACCGCGAGAACGAGTTCCCTGAGCTGTGTTTTGGCGAGCTGGGGTGCTTGTTCACCGACCACGACTTCTTCCACCCGATCCACCGGCCGATCAATCTGCCACCCAACCAAAGGGACGAGATCCAGGCGCTCTTCACCGTGCACTCTAGGGAGGACAGCTTGGGCAGGGTGGTGGAGGCTCTGGACGTGAGGCAGGTGCTGAACACGACCTTCAGTCCAGGCAGGAGCACGAAGATTTTGATCCACGGATTCTTAGACCACAACGGCGTAACGTGGATGTGG GACATGGTCCGCGCCCTGCTGGTCTACGGGGACTTCAACGTGGTGACGGTCGACTGGTCTGGCGGATCGCAGGCCCTCTACTCACAGGCCACAGCAAACACTCGAGTGGTCGGCCTCGAGGTCGCTCACTTCATCAACTGGCTCAAGGACAACCTTGATCTTGACCCCGGGGACGTGCATATCATAGGTCACTCACTGGGGTCACATACAGCAG GTTACGCCGGCGAGCGGGTGTCGGGGTTGGGGCGCATCACAGGTCTGGACCCGGCTGAGCCCTTCTTTCAGTACATGCCGCCCTCAGTGCGTCTCGACCCCTCTGATGCTCTCTTTGTTGACGTCATCCACACCGACGCCGACTCCATCCTCAACCTGGGCGCAG GCTACGGACTCTGGCAGCCGGTGGGTCATCTGGACTTCTACCCCAACGACGGCCGGAGTCAGCCCGGCTGCGACTCCCTGCGTCGCATCCCCTATGCAGCGCTCACCAGCGGCGTCAGTCTATACGAAG GTCTGGACGCAGCCCAGAAGGAGCTCATTGCCTGTAGCCACAATAGGGCGCCTAAGCTCTTCACGGACTCCATCCTCTCCCAGTGCCCGTACACAGCCTTCCAGTGCAGCTCCTACCAACGGTACATGGAT GGTGAGTGTGTCACGTGCGGGGAGGACGGGTCACAGTGCGCTCGCCTGGGTCTCCAAGCAGACGCCTGGCCGGGGAGGAACCACAGCCTCGTGcccttcttcctctccaccaGCGCTGGACCAAACTACTGCC tGTATCATTACCTGCTGACTGTGGACGTCGCCGATCCCGACGGCGTGGAAGGGTCCCTCCGTGGCAGACTGAAGGTCTCCTTCATCACGGACGATGGCAGCATCAAGGACTTCGACCTCACGCCCGA CGCCCCGACGACCTTGGCTCGAGGGAGGTCGTATTCCTTCTTCCTGTACCATTTCCAGGATCTGAGCTCGTCTAGCGAGGCGCTTGTCCACTGGATCTACGAAGCAGACGTGTTCAACCCGCTCAGCTACTGCGTCCTCTTCTGCGACAAGGGCTTACCCCTGGCCAGGCTGAACTTCACCAGCGTCGACGTGGCTGGTAATGAGAG GATAGCACGCGGCAGTAACTTCACCAGCAGAAGCAACGAGGTGTTGATGTGCCACCAGCAGGGCCTGGAGGTGGTGAGGATCGCCAGCGAGGCTACGGTGAAGGTGGTGTCATCGCCTCATTGCCTGGCGACCGTCACCAGCCACGAGAGGAacgccacccacctcctccgccaccacaacCGCACCACAGGTCTGCTGGACGCTGGCCTGGCGTCCATAACCTCGATGTTTTCCACTGAGTGA